In Planctomycetia bacterium, one genomic interval encodes:
- a CDS encoding serine/threonine protein kinase — protein MSNTKTSHVISLLAYWEEQKVAGNLLTPEELCRTSPELLDQVKSQLKLLQDFPSQLIDTGSTEQNASDTHVQHREIKKLNSGSVVAGRYTLLALIGEGGMGSVWCAEQTEPVKRQVALKLIRSSSYIPQQVIRRFEAERQALALMDHPNIARIYDGGITEWGEPYFVMELVQGMPLTQFCDKQRLNVKGRLELFITICQAVQHAHQKGIIHRDLKPGNILVANIDGVPLAKVIDFGVAKATDQQLTEGTLIDNGIVGTLAYMSPEQAEAGDSNIDTRTDIYSLGVILYELLAGSTPFSSDQLHQMLMYDMYRQVRDVDPPRLATKISQSNNLTSLAATRDTEPSQLEKTLRGDLEWIVLKALEKDRTRRYDTANSLAADIQRYLKSEPVLAHPPSKSYLAKKFVKRHKVQVAAAGLVLASLITGLVASIWQMNRAIDAESIAKTRERQAMIAKDLTEEQRIIAEKNKKQAEEQRDIALAVRDFLRHQLISKASVWDQSALASQQPGSVRHDITVRELLEKAALEFSPQKINEKFPHQPEVQRELLQTIAIALNDTGNNRKGIEYLKAAIEISEKSLGFGHPDTFELMAHLALFETEAGKHINSISIVGKMVAQLLRMMLDQSSHTMEDQPGKCLDRTIKLFDQRLDGRQQPLPAFSGSLKVEPLSLFQAGITLLTIKDNVDQISALAVRQFGAEHRRTMFIRLMQGIVYHARNQITQAIDIYEQLLQTAEAKKERDTKLILGVRQLLLKAYRVQERKPDFIYQHAKKLFADYCATFGPHHANTLVVMKELAECSLDIGKYDQALTLLDNALTPTQAMFGVDHLETLACMNLKAKVYEKSGRLDQAIVLYEETLQLARKRFGNEHTDTMTLLENLARSLQKNKQYARALPHFEEILKYRQKNLRTNHPNTLSTMQSLAQALRETRQFTKAIELYQTLWEARKRSLPENHDQIILAENLLGWTMAKDGKFSEAEKHLLNSYQNLTRSSTAPKEWRTTFCSRLTYLYEQWKKPEELKKWQTEKDSLKIKN, from the coding sequence TTGTCTAACACGAAAACTTCGCATGTGATTTCGCTTCTTGCCTATTGGGAAGAACAGAAGGTGGCAGGGAATCTGCTCACTCCCGAAGAATTGTGCAGGACATCGCCTGAACTGCTTGATCAAGTGAAATCGCAATTGAAACTTCTCCAGGACTTTCCAAGCCAACTGATTGACACGGGATCAACCGAGCAGAACGCCTCGGACACCCATGTACAGCACCGGGAAATAAAGAAGCTCAACTCTGGTTCCGTAGTGGCTGGCCGTTACACACTTCTTGCGCTTATCGGCGAAGGGGGAATGGGTAGCGTTTGGTGTGCTGAGCAAACTGAACCAGTCAAACGACAAGTGGCACTCAAACTCATCCGATCTTCCAGCTATATACCACAACAAGTTATCCGCCGTTTTGAAGCCGAGCGCCAAGCTCTGGCGCTCATGGATCATCCCAACATTGCCCGCATCTATGATGGCGGCATCACCGAGTGGGGTGAACCCTATTTCGTAATGGAACTCGTGCAGGGCATGCCTCTCACCCAATTCTGCGATAAGCAAAGGCTGAATGTTAAAGGTCGACTAGAACTATTCATCACCATCTGTCAGGCCGTGCAACATGCACATCAGAAAGGAATTATTCACCGCGACCTTAAGCCCGGCAATATTCTGGTCGCCAATATCGATGGCGTCCCGCTTGCGAAAGTGATCGACTTCGGCGTTGCCAAAGCTACCGATCAGCAACTGACCGAGGGAACCCTGATCGACAATGGTATCGTTGGAACGCTGGCATACATGAGTCCCGAACAGGCTGAAGCTGGTGATTCCAACATCGACACCCGCACTGATATTTATTCCCTGGGTGTTATCCTTTATGAATTGCTGGCTGGATCCACTCCGTTCAGCAGCGATCAACTACATCAAATGTTGATGTACGATATGTACAGACAGGTGCGTGACGTTGACCCTCCCAGGTTGGCTACCAAGATCAGCCAGTCAAACAATCTGACCAGTCTGGCAGCAACTCGTGACACTGAACCCTCACAATTGGAAAAAACACTTCGTGGCGACCTTGAATGGATTGTTTTGAAGGCGCTGGAAAAAGATCGCACTCGCCGCTACGATACTGCCAATAGCCTGGCTGCCGATATCCAGCGATATCTGAAGAGCGAACCGGTACTGGCTCATCCTCCCAGTAAGAGTTATCTGGCGAAAAAGTTCGTCAAACGCCATAAAGTGCAGGTTGCTGCTGCTGGTCTGGTATTGGCTTCGCTGATCACCGGTCTCGTAGCCAGCATCTGGCAGATGAACCGTGCTATTGATGCAGAATCGATAGCCAAAACACGCGAACGACAGGCAATGATTGCCAAAGATCTGACCGAAGAACAACGCATAATTGCTGAAAAAAACAAAAAGCAGGCGGAAGAACAGCGCGACATCGCTTTGGCCGTGCGAGATTTTCTCCGCCATCAGCTCATCAGCAAAGCCAGCGTCTGGGATCAATCTGCCCTGGCATCCCAGCAGCCAGGGAGTGTACGCCACGACATTACCGTTCGTGAATTGCTGGAAAAAGCAGCACTGGAATTTTCACCGCAGAAAATCAATGAGAAGTTTCCTCATCAGCCTGAAGTTCAGAGAGAATTACTCCAAACCATAGCCATTGCGCTCAACGATACGGGTAACAATCGCAAAGGCATCGAATACCTGAAAGCCGCCATTGAAATCAGTGAGAAAAGTCTGGGGTTTGGGCACCCCGACACATTCGAACTCATGGCACATCTGGCGCTGTTTGAAACGGAGGCTGGGAAGCACATCAATTCCATCAGTATCGTGGGAAAAATGGTTGCCCAACTGCTGAGAATGATGCTGGATCAAAGTTCACACACCATGGAGGATCAACCAGGTAAATGTCTCGACCGTACCATCAAGCTGTTTGACCAGAGGCTCGATGGCAGACAACAGCCTCTTCCCGCATTCAGTGGCAGCCTGAAAGTAGAACCGCTTTCCCTATTCCAGGCAGGCATCACCCTGCTTACGATTAAAGACAATGTGGATCAGATCAGCGCGCTTGCTGTGAGGCAATTCGGCGCCGAACACCGCCGCACGATGTTTATTCGGTTGATGCAGGGTATTGTATATCATGCACGCAACCAGATAACCCAAGCCATTGACATCTACGAACAGCTATTGCAAACGGCAGAGGCAAAAAAGGAAAGGGATACTAAACTCATCCTGGGTGTTCGCCAGTTGCTGCTCAAAGCATATCGTGTCCAGGAACGAAAGCCGGATTTCATCTACCAGCATGCCAAGAAACTCTTTGCCGATTACTGTGCTACATTTGGCCCGCATCATGCCAATACGCTGGTTGTCATGAAAGAACTGGCCGAGTGTTCTCTGGATATAGGAAAATATGATCAGGCATTGACACTCTTGGATAATGCTTTAACACCCACGCAAGCCATGTTTGGAGTCGATCACCTTGAAACCCTAGCTTGCATGAATCTCAAAGCAAAAGTCTACGAAAAATCCGGTCGACTCGACCAGGCAATTGTTCTCTATGAAGAAACACTGCAACTGGCCCGGAAGAGGTTCGGCAACGAGCACACGGACACGATGACTCTCTTGGAGAACCTGGCTAGATCATTACAGAAAAACAAGCAATACGCCCGCGCGCTGCCACACTTCGAGGAAATCCTGAAATATCGGCAAAAGAACTTGCGAACAAATCACCCTAATACTCTCTCCACCATGCAATCCCTGGCACAAGCCTTACGTGAAACCAGGCAATTCACGAAAGCCATCGAGCTATATCAAACACTATGGGAAGCCCGCAAACGATCTCTACCCGAGAATCATGATCAAATCATCCTTGCTGAAAACCTGTTGGGCTGGACTATGGCGAAGGATGGCAAGTTCTCTGAAGCTGAAAAACACTTATTGAACAGCTATCAGAATTTAACCAGATCAAGTACAGCACCCAAAGAATGGCGTACCACATTTTGCAGCCGTCTGACCTACTTGTATGAGCAATGGAAAAAACCGGAAGAACTCAAGAAATGGCAGACAGAAAAAGATAGCCTCAAGATCAAGAATTAA
- a CDS encoding MCE family protein, with translation MNDQSMKFRLGIFVLGAGILLAVLIVLFGDLPNVFRTQQTYTVRFAQAPGIETGTPVRKSGIRIGEVTDFNLDPETGAVTVQIIVERKYQLRKGDVPMLGRGILGDSNINFVPATEIKLVSDKEVAPPGFTYDGKSGDILTRIGAVAQDLVPASQATLDELREVSKKISELLPEAKRTMQEAQLAMNKVGNAAESADNLMRSNQERITKTLDNISLVSERIGNMVTPNMTRRIETILLNTETVSAEMAALLNDENRRTATEALKSARSAMDRFALVMNDENVKNINATLKSLQDISTNASNTLKTMDRSMDKAEKLLTNLNEGVTETRTLVKNVNSRVDTLGPHLETAAKDASSAMKRLTSSADKVDQVLTDVQAFTKDLGARGPALLKNLEDASGRISQVVIDIGTFSRSLAEGNGTIRRLVMDPQLYNSLNEAAAVATKSVSRLDRILYDFAIFADKLARHPELLGVSGAVAPSSGIKR, from the coding sequence ATGAACGACCAATCCATGAAATTCCGTCTAGGCATTTTTGTGCTAGGTGCGGGTATTCTGCTGGCTGTGCTCATCGTTCTCTTTGGCGATCTACCAAATGTGTTCCGCACTCAGCAGACGTATACGGTGCGTTTTGCCCAGGCACCAGGCATCGAGACAGGCACACCGGTCCGTAAGTCAGGCATCCGCATCGGTGAAGTCACCGATTTCAATCTCGACCCCGAAACGGGTGCGGTTACTGTTCAGATTATTGTCGAACGCAAATACCAGCTTCGTAAAGGCGATGTTCCGATGCTGGGCCGAGGCATTCTGGGCGATTCCAATATCAACTTTGTACCCGCAACCGAAATCAAGTTGGTGAGTGACAAGGAAGTGGCACCACCAGGCTTTACCTACGATGGTAAATCGGGCGATATTCTCACCCGCATTGGCGCCGTGGCACAAGATCTGGTTCCTGCCTCGCAAGCAACGCTGGATGAACTCCGCGAAGTATCCAAGAAGATCAGTGAATTACTTCCTGAGGCCAAACGCACCATGCAGGAAGCACAGCTTGCCATGAATAAAGTAGGCAATGCTGCAGAAAGTGCAGACAATCTGATGCGATCCAATCAGGAACGTATTACCAAAACACTCGACAATATCAGCCTCGTTTCAGAACGCATCGGAAACATGGTAACGCCCAATATGACCCGCCGTATCGAAACCATCTTGCTGAACACGGAAACGGTGAGCGCCGAGATGGCTGCACTGCTGAATGACGAAAATCGCCGAACTGCTACTGAAGCACTAAAATCAGCTCGCTCAGCAATGGATCGGTTTGCCCTCGTGATGAACGATGAGAACGTGAAGAACATCAATGCCACGCTCAAGAGCTTGCAGGATATCTCCACCAATGCATCCAACACACTCAAGACTATGGATCGCAGTATGGACAAAGCAGAGAAGTTGCTGACCAACCTGAATGAGGGTGTCACGGAAACCCGTACTCTCGTAAAGAATGTGAACAGCCGAGTGGATACACTCGGCCCACACCTGGAAACTGCGGCAAAAGATGCCAGCTCTGCCATGAAGAGGCTGACCTCCTCTGCTGACAAGGTGGATCAGGTTCTGACTGATGTGCAGGCATTTACCAAAGATCTGGGTGCCCGCGGCCCGGCACTGCTCAAGAACTTGGAAGATGCCTCAGGCAGAATCAGCCAGGTCGTGATTGACATAGGAACCTTTAGTCGATCGCTTGCTGAGGGCAATGGGACCATTCGCCGACTGGTGATGGATCCACAGCTTTACAATTCTCTAAACGAAGCTGCAGCCGTCGCCACCAAGAGTGTATCTCGACTTGATCGCATCCTCTATGATTTTGCCATCTTCGCAGACAAACTCGCCAGGCATCCGGAACTACTCGGTGTCAGCGGCGCTGTAGCACCCAGTTCAGGGATCAAGCGGTAA
- a CDS encoding ATP-binding cassette domain-containing protein codes for MHPNKPASSSFRLPALPQPIIQFENVSLQFGEQVVLRELNLFFEKGRTHVIVGESGCGKTVLLKLIIGLLKPTIGSVLVDGKQIAGLHEKEQVKERLKIGYVFQGAALFDSMTVFDNVAFALREHTTMKPHEIDQAVKSRLQEVGLPRGVERKRPAELSGGMKKRVGVARALMLDPEIMLYDEPTTGLDPIMTDVINNLIQQTHQSRHVTSIVVTHDMKTVRKVADRVLMLYPVSKLEEGEGQIIFNQGPNDLAICSDRRVQQFIRGEAFIGSNRIDLAAEDIHGADNVI; via the coding sequence ATGCACCCCAACAAGCCTGCTTCCTCATCGTTCAGGCTCCCTGCCCTGCCGCAACCGATCATCCAGTTCGAAAACGTTTCCTTGCAGTTTGGCGAGCAGGTGGTGTTGCGCGAATTAAATCTGTTCTTTGAAAAGGGGCGCACGCATGTCATCGTGGGTGAAAGTGGCTGCGGCAAAACGGTATTGCTCAAGCTGATCATCGGCCTGCTCAAGCCTACGATCGGCAGTGTACTGGTGGATGGTAAGCAGATTGCCGGTCTACATGAAAAGGAACAAGTGAAAGAACGGCTGAAAATCGGCTATGTCTTTCAAGGTGCTGCTCTTTTCGACAGCATGACAGTATTCGACAATGTTGCCTTTGCCTTGCGTGAACATACGACGATGAAGCCCCATGAAATTGATCAGGCAGTGAAAAGCCGTTTACAAGAAGTGGGGTTACCACGCGGGGTGGAACGCAAGCGTCCGGCAGAACTTTCCGGAGGCATGAAGAAGCGGGTGGGTGTAGCCCGTGCATTAATGCTCGATCCCGAAATCATGCTCTATGATGAGCCGACCACCGGGCTCGATCCCATCATGACGGATGTCATCAATAACCTTATTCAGCAGACGCATCAAAGCCGCCACGTCACCAGCATTGTGGTAACACATGATATGAAAACCGTTCGCAAGGTGGCGGATCGAGTGCTCATGCTTTATCCGGTCAGCAAACTCGAAGAGGGTGAAGGACAAATCATCTTCAACCAGGGACCAAATGATCTGGCGATCTGTTCTGATCGACGTGTGCAGCAGTTTATCAGGGGTGAAGCGTTCATTGGAAGCAACCGGATCGACCTGGCTGCAGAAGACATACACGGAGCGGATAATGTGATCTAA
- a CDS encoding ABC transporter permease, translated as MSSVAPPRYGLLAGLGNAIYQLVVAWGDVTDFGLRSLGWMLRKRSSSSNLVLIFFQIGVRSVPVVGITGLFIGMVLAVQSYGEFILFPNMKGWMGAVINRSVICELGPVLAATMLAGRVGSAIAAELGTMRVTEQIDALVCLGVNPIHHLVVPRLLACVLLIPMLTILADFMGVIGGAFISTQHFGIEPYQYWSMSKQKIDMWDIFVGLFKSCVFGAAIAIISCHKGFHSTGGAEGVGKAATTAFVRSFVAILILDFFLAMFFNTLYRQIWPIR; from the coding sequence ATGTCGAGTGTGGCGCCACCACGGTACGGGTTGCTTGCCGGGCTGGGCAATGCGATCTATCAACTCGTTGTTGCCTGGGGCGATGTCACCGACTTTGGCCTGAGATCCCTCGGCTGGATGTTACGCAAGCGTTCCTCATCCAGCAATCTCGTCCTTATCTTTTTCCAGATCGGCGTACGCAGCGTGCCCGTCGTTGGCATTACTGGATTGTTCATTGGGATGGTGCTGGCTGTACAGAGTTATGGCGAATTCATCCTCTTTCCGAACATGAAGGGATGGATGGGAGCTGTCATCAACCGCAGCGTCATTTGCGAACTAGGCCCGGTGCTGGCAGCTACCATGCTGGCTGGGCGTGTTGGCTCGGCCATTGCGGCTGAACTGGGTACGATGCGGGTAACAGAACAAATTGACGCTCTAGTATGCCTGGGTGTGAACCCGATTCATCACCTGGTGGTGCCTCGTCTGTTGGCTTGCGTGCTGCTTATCCCGATGCTCACCATCCTTGCCGATTTCATGGGTGTAATAGGTGGAGCGTTTATCAGCACGCAACATTTTGGAATTGAGCCATATCAGTACTGGTCCATGTCCAAACAGAAAATTGACATGTGGGATATATTCGTAGGCTTGTTTAAATCATGTGTGTTCGGCGCTGCCATTGCTATCATCAGCTGTCATAAGGGATTTCACAGTACCGGCGGAGCGGAAGGCGTAGGCAAAGCCGCCACGACAGCATTTGTGCGTTCGTTTGTTGCCATTTTGATACTTGATTTCTTCCTGGCCATGTTCTTCAACACGCTATACCGCCAGATCTGGCCCATTCGATAA
- the tsaB gene encoding tRNA (adenosine(37)-N6)-threonylcarbamoyltransferase complex dimerization subunit type 1 TsaB, with amino-acid sequence MTSVSDLRTLLIETSGNTGYVGLAVGNQLAQQATLATGRQHIRDLMPQCQQLCQQQGWKPADLQAIVVSAGPGSYTGLRVGIMTAKTLAYALNIPLIGVPTFESLAWTTFQANPSLTSLTVIADGQQDKVYVQSIEHQSGDVPELFQTTSPLAIVPGEAWRSSLTAGTVITGPGLVQQRQLLPATVEILDESYWHPTVPGLQHMGLIRWQAKQFEDTFSLEPLYLRASSAEEQWAAMGK; translated from the coding sequence ATGACCAGCGTTTCTGATCTTCGCACACTTCTGATTGAAACCAGTGGCAACACGGGCTACGTCGGCCTGGCTGTGGGCAATCAACTCGCACAGCAGGCAACGCTCGCCACCGGCAGGCAGCATATCCGTGATCTCATGCCTCAGTGTCAGCAACTGTGTCAACAACAGGGTTGGAAGCCTGCAGACCTGCAAGCCATTGTGGTGAGTGCTGGCCCTGGCAGCTATACCGGCTTACGTGTCGGCATCATGACTGCTAAGACGCTGGCCTATGCACTGAACATTCCGTTGATTGGTGTTCCTACGTTTGAGAGTCTGGCGTGGACTACATTTCAAGCAAACCCCTCGCTCACTTCCTTGACCGTCATAGCAGATGGTCAGCAGGATAAGGTTTATGTGCAATCGATTGAGCATCAGTCGGGCGATGTGCCTGAACTGTTTCAGACTACATCACCTCTCGCCATTGTGCCGGGTGAAGCTTGGCGAAGCAGTTTGACCGCGGGGACAGTCATCACAGGTCCGGGATTGGTACAGCAGCGACAACTCTTGCCTGCAACTGTTGAAATACTGGACGAATCCTACTGGCACCCTACAGTACCTGGCTTACAGCATATGGGACTGATTCGTTGGCAAGCGAAACAGTTTGAAGACACTTTCTCGCTGGAACCCCTTTATCTGCGTGCCAGTTCGGCTGAGGAACAATGGGCAGCGATGGGCAAATAG
- the deoC gene encoding deoxyribose-phosphate aldolase, which translates to MPDYSYRDIAKMLDHSLLQPQLTDAELAKGCKIAKAYDVASVCIKPYAVTLAKDILQGSDVGVCTVIGFPHGSHLTSIKVLEAQAAMADGATELDMVVNIGKVKSGDWKYVTKDISDVVDAAHRGKAKVKVIFENSLLFNEEKIKLCEICGEVSADWVKTSTGYGESGATIEDLKLMRKHSPASVQVKAAGGVRTFERVLLVRQLGVSRVGATVSPAILDECRQTLGLPAILVEASA; encoded by the coding sequence GTGCCTGACTATTCTTATCGTGACATTGCCAAGATGCTGGATCATTCGTTGTTGCAGCCTCAGTTGACGGATGCAGAGTTGGCAAAGGGCTGTAAGATTGCCAAGGCTTATGATGTCGCTTCGGTCTGCATCAAACCCTATGCTGTTACCCTGGCTAAGGATATTCTGCAAGGCAGCGATGTTGGCGTGTGTACCGTGATCGGGTTTCCACATGGCTCTCATCTTACCAGCATCAAGGTGCTGGAAGCCCAGGCGGCAATGGCTGATGGGGCCACCGAACTCGACATGGTCGTCAACATCGGCAAGGTGAAATCGGGCGACTGGAAATATGTCACCAAGGACATCAGCGATGTGGTTGATGCAGCACATCGGGGCAAAGCTAAGGTCAAAGTCATTTTCGAGAACAGCCTGCTTTTCAACGAAGAGAAAATCAAGCTCTGTGAAATTTGCGGCGAAGTCAGTGCCGACTGGGTCAAGACTTCCACCGGCTACGGCGAAAGTGGAGCGACTATTGAAGACCTGAAGCTGATGCGAAAGCATTCGCCTGCATCGGTACAGGTGAAAGCAGCGGGGGGTGTTCGCACGTTCGAGCGAGTATTACTGGTGCGACAACTTGGTGTCTCGCGCGTGGGAGCCACCGTAAGCCCAGCTATTCTCGATGAGTGTCGACAGACGCTGGGCCTGCCTGCGATTCTGGTGGAGGCCTCAGCATGA
- the recQ gene encoding DNA helicase RecQ codes for MSVVTYAQVQDTIARHWGFTALRPMQQEAIQANLKGRNLLLVLPTGGGKSLCYQAPAACRSDQLTLVVSPLIALMKDQVDSLNANGVPAVYINSSLSMEEREENLFAMKQGRVRLAYVAPERLVMEEFISFLQTLPLASIAIDEAHCISHWGHDFRPEYRQLSFLAERFPQVPVHAFTATATEKVRADIVAQLKLADPCVMVGDFHRANLHYRVVPRESEWSQAKQFLEDHRGQAGIIYCMRRRDVDDLVSLINSWGFSARGYHAGMDQSLRKKAQDAFRQEECNLVVATVAFGMGIDRPDVRFVLHMAMPKSLEHYQQESGRAGRDGLEAECVLLHHRQDLVAWSKLMQKSAEESEGDSSWLPVALSHLNEMDRYCRVTICRHRQLVNHFGQQFSIANCRACDVCLGDAEPVPDSLLTAQKLLSAIARCEERFGATHLISVLRGERTENVIKHGHDQLSVFGLMADNTKDQLRDWYDQLASQGLLEKEEFTGAKGVGFILKLNAESWKVFRKERTAVQLWKQKRVEKLRKARTRNKLPALPVEEGLFTELQSLRRKLAGQNGVAPYVICHDTTLNALASHRPSTREGLFLIPGLGQAKINKFGNNMLRIIKQYSHIRGLSMDVGLIENAPTKVVSQSSRPTTHHESWKMFEQGHSVDLTASLLKRAPSTVMKYLEEYLLANPRPSPEPWMNQTDAHRIKEYAATLTDGRLKPIHEHFAGEFTFDQIRIALSWIPV; via the coding sequence ATGTCCGTGGTGACCTATGCCCAGGTGCAGGATACTATTGCCAGGCACTGGGGCTTTACTGCACTGCGTCCGATGCAGCAGGAAGCTATTCAGGCTAACCTGAAAGGTCGCAACCTGCTTCTGGTATTGCCTACCGGCGGCGGGAAATCGCTCTGTTACCAGGCGCCTGCTGCTTGTCGATCTGATCAACTCACGCTGGTGGTTTCTCCGCTTATCGCCCTGATGAAAGACCAGGTGGACAGTCTGAATGCCAATGGCGTGCCTGCAGTTTACATCAATTCGTCCCTGAGCATGGAAGAGAGGGAGGAAAACCTGTTTGCCATGAAGCAGGGGCGAGTTCGACTAGCCTATGTTGCACCGGAACGACTGGTGATGGAAGAATTCATCAGTTTTCTGCAGACGCTTCCACTCGCCAGCATCGCTATTGATGAAGCGCACTGCATCAGTCACTGGGGGCACGATTTTCGTCCAGAGTACCGACAGCTATCATTCCTTGCTGAGCGTTTTCCGCAGGTTCCGGTGCATGCCTTTACTGCGACTGCCACGGAAAAAGTGCGTGCTGATATTGTTGCTCAACTCAAACTTGCCGATCCGTGCGTTATGGTTGGCGATTTCCACCGTGCCAATCTGCACTACCGTGTGGTGCCTCGCGAAAGCGAATGGTCGCAGGCCAAACAGTTTCTGGAAGATCATCGAGGCCAGGCGGGCATCATTTACTGCATGCGGCGGCGGGATGTGGATGATCTGGTTTCTCTTATCAATTCATGGGGTTTTTCGGCACGAGGATATCATGCCGGAATGGATCAATCCTTGCGTAAGAAAGCACAGGATGCCTTTCGGCAGGAGGAGTGCAATCTTGTCGTAGCAACGGTAGCCTTCGGCATGGGCATTGATCGTCCCGATGTCCGCTTCGTGCTGCACATGGCCATGCCCAAGTCGCTGGAGCATTATCAGCAGGAATCTGGTCGTGCCGGTCGCGATGGCCTGGAGGCTGAATGTGTTCTGCTCCACCATCGGCAGGATCTGGTGGCCTGGAGCAAGCTGATGCAGAAATCAGCGGAGGAAAGCGAAGGCGATTCGAGTTGGCTGCCTGTTGCTTTGTCGCATCTCAACGAGATGGATCGCTACTGCAGAGTCACCATTTGCAGGCATCGGCAACTGGTTAATCACTTTGGTCAGCAGTTCAGCATAGCCAACTGTCGAGCTTGCGATGTCTGTCTCGGCGATGCAGAACCGGTACCCGACAGTTTGCTCACTGCACAAAAATTGCTTTCAGCCATCGCCCGTTGTGAAGAACGATTTGGTGCCACACATCTGATTTCGGTTCTACGTGGTGAACGGACTGAGAATGTTATCAAGCATGGCCACGATCAGCTTTCCGTATTTGGTTTGATGGCAGATAACACGAAGGATCAGTTACGCGACTGGTACGATCAACTGGCCAGCCAGGGATTGTTGGAAAAAGAAGAGTTTACGGGAGCCAAGGGCGTTGGCTTCATTTTGAAACTCAATGCGGAATCGTGGAAAGTATTTCGCAAGGAGCGAACAGCGGTTCAACTCTGGAAACAGAAGAGAGTCGAGAAACTGCGAAAGGCAAGGACACGAAACAAGTTGCCTGCGCTGCCTGTTGAGGAAGGACTGTTCACGGAATTGCAATCACTCCGCCGAAAACTTGCTGGCCAGAATGGGGTTGCCCCCTATGTCATCTGTCATGACACAACCTTGAACGCACTAGCCTCGCATCGACCTTCAACACGTGAAGGATTATTTCTCATCCCTGGATTGGGTCAGGCCAAGATTAATAAGTTTGGCAACAATATGCTGAGAATTATCAAACAGTACAGTCACATACGGGGATTGAGCATGGATGTGGGCTTGATTGAAAACGCCCCGACTAAAGTAGTCAGTCAATCAAGCAGACCCACTACCCATCATGAATCATGGAAAATGTTTGAGCAGGGGCATTCGGTAGATCTGACTGCCAGTCTTCTGAAACGAGCTCCTTCGACAGTGATGAAATACCTGGAAGAGTATTTACTGGCAAATCCGAGGCCATCACCTGAGCCATGGATGAATCAAACAGATGCTCATCGGATTAAGGAATATGCAGCGACGCTTACCGATGGCAGATTGAAACCCATCCATGAACATTTTGCTGGCGAATTTACCTTCGACCAGATACGGATTGCGTTGTCATGGATACCTGTTTGA